A region of the Roseiflexus sp. RS-1 genome:
TCGAGAAGTCGAGGCGTTGATCCAGGGCGCTTCATCCGCTGCGGCGGATCGTCCCGCTCCAACCATTGATCCTCGCACCAGATCACCGCTCACCCCTGTGCCGCTGCCACTCCATTGCGTGCAGGCAATCCAGGATGTCTTCGCCGATCTTGCGCGGGTCGGCGTGATTACCACCACGACCGATGGGGCGCCGTTGACACAGGTCAGCAATGGGTGTCGGTTCTGCGCATTGGTGCAGGCGACCGACGCAGGTCGAGCCGCCTGCCGCGCTTCGTGGCGCGCGCTCGCAGCGCGGAGCGACCGCACGCCGCGCATTGCGACATGCCACGCAGGGTTGAAGTACATTCACGCGCGCATCGAGATAGGCGAGCAACCGGCAGCCATGCTGATCGCTGGTCAGTTCCGCGTGGATGATGCGCCGCTCGACACCCGGCGTCTTGCTCATGACTTCGGCATCGATCCCGGCGAACTCGATGCTGCGCTAGGCGAGGTGACGATCCTGGATGACCGGATGCGCGCGCAACTGGGGTCCTGGTTGCAGAAAGTCGCGCATACGTTCGAGGAAATCGGGCGCGAACGCGCCGCAATGATCGGTCGGCTGCGGGCGATCAGCGACCTGGCTGTCATTGATCGCTCGCATTGAACGTCTGGTGTCCGTGTTGACAGCTCCGCAGCGTTGCGGGGGAGACAAACAATGAACTCACACAACCTGTCCTTCCTCCACCGGTTTGGCGAGCGAGTCTCATTTGATCGCATCGAACGCAAACTCTACAGTCACGACATCGCCGCCATTCC
Encoded here:
- a CDS encoding PocR ligand-binding domain-containing protein, whose product is MTTREVQDLLKLDRTTVYRMLKEGRLTGVKVGQQWRFHRREVEALIQGASSAAADRPAPTIDPRTRSPLTPVPLPLHCVQAIQDVFADLARVGVITTTTDGAPLTQVSNGCRFCALVQATDAGRAACRASWRALAARSDRTPRIATCHAGLKYIHARIEIGEQPAAMLIAGQFRVDDAPLDTRRLAHDFGIDPGELDAALGEVTILDDRMRAQLGSWLQKVAHTFEEIGRERAAMIGRLRAISDLAVIDRSH